CCGCGATACCATTGAGCCAATCCTCGCCGTCCATGTCTCCGTCACCGTTGTAATCAAAAAAGTCCTCCCCAAGTCGGGCGCCGGTGAAGGGATCGATCGCCATGATGAAGCCATTGCCCTCGGGATTACAGATGTCGCCCACCGGGATCAGGGTAAGGCCAATCAGGATGTTTCCGTAGATCTGATTGGGCAAGATCATGCGTTCACCCTGAGCATCGTCGCCAACGATCAGGTCCAGGTACCAGCCGCGTTGGTTGACCAGGTCAGCGGCCTCTCCCGCGCTGATGGTGCGGGCCTTTGCCGTGCCGACGGCGCCCTCCGCCAGGATGCTGCGCTGGACCAGGTTGCCACGCCCGCTAATCACCGTCCCGTCATCGATGAGGCCATACCAGGTTTGTACTTGGCGGCTGGCCGGATCGCCCACGCTCAAAAACCGGCCGGTACCGAAGAAGACCCAGGTCTTGCCGGTATCGGGGTCCTTGCTGACCCTCACGCCGGTGGTAATGGGCTGTCTGGTCCCACTCCCATCTCTTGCCTGAAACAGTTTGGCGACAGAGTTATTCACCAAGTCGAAGCGCCAGATATTCCCTTGCAAATCACCGGCATAGGCTCGCTCGAAACTGCCGTCATTGTTGGCGTCCCAGAGATAGGCTGCCGCCAACCCATTGGGATCATCCGCAGAGCCCGTGGCGGTACCGATGGTCGTCACGCCGGCGGTGGCAAGATTGACGGTTAAGAGCGCCGCCTGGTGGTTGGCGCTGTTGTAGCCGTTACCGACCGCCGCTGCCCAAGTACCATTGGGCAGCCTGCCAATCTGGGGTTTACCCAGATTCTGACCCAGGGTGGCTGGGCTGATCTCCCATAACATCTGGCTGGCGCCAACGCTGGCAGGATTGGTCACATCAATGGCATAGAGGGTCTTGCCACCCCTCCCCAGGCTCCCGACCAGGATGGTTTTCCAGGCGTTATTCACGTAAGCATCCGCCACGCCTAACTCACCATCGGCGAAGTAACGATGACTGTAATCCGGGTCGGCGAGCGTTGCCAGATCGGTATTGATCAAGGCCGCTGGCAGGTACGCGAACGCTTCGCTGCCATCCCCGGCGTTGAAGCCATGCAGCATGCCGTCATTGGCGCCAACGTAAATCATGCTGGCACGCCCTTGCTGAGCGAGGGCGAAATCATCATGGACGGAGGCGCCGGGAAAGGTGCGTCTCTTGAACAAGTTGGCAAAGGGCGCGCCGATATAGACAGGATTCGAATTGACGATGTCCCCGAGAGGGCTGTTGCGGGTCCGCAGGGTGCCATTGTTGGCGACCTCCAGGCTCTGGTCCCCACGCAGATAGTTGAGGACGGTTTCCGTGCCGAGGGCGGTCCTTTGGGCAGCGTTGAGATTGGCCCAGGTAAAATCCGTGGCCGTGCCATCGACCCGGGTAAAAATATGCCGATCTCCGAAGGTGGGTAGGTTTGCCGAGGCGAGCCAGGCGGCGGTATCACTGGCGTTGCCATCGCTGTCGAGTGTGTAGGCGGCTAATTCCCCCGCCCACACCACCGAGCGGAAGGTCGCCTTGAAAATGGATGCCCCCTCCACCAGGGTGGTGCTATCGATGGCGAGACCGGTGCCGGAGGAGAGGCGGGAGGCGATCGTGGCCAGGGACTGCTTGAGACCCTCGGTGAACTCCCGCGAGCTTTTCGCCGAGAAGAAGAGGCCATGACTGTTCACGGCGGCATGGAGCAGATCGTCGATTTTGGATGGGTTCGAGGAGGTATCAGCCGCGCTCGGACTCAAGGGGTTCGGCCAGTTGATGGCTGTGCCGGCAGTAATCGCCTCGAAAGCGTCCTCCTTGGCGATAGTACCGTCGACGCCGAGCCCGATGCCGATAGTGACCATGTGCTGCCAGAAGGCGGGGTCGGTTTCGGACACCGTGATATTGTTGGTCAGGCTGGGGCGCAGGTCCCGCTTCCAGTAATACATGGCCACGTCCGCTAGGGTATCCAAATAGTTATCCGAGAAGGTGCTGGTGGCGGTGTAGGTATAACTTTGGCTTTTCGGTCCCGTGATCTGACTGCCACTGGTGCCGTCATTGTTGGCTCGGGCCCCGCTGGTGGTGGCCCGATAAGCAGTCCCTCCCGTCCAATAACCATCCGTCATGAGGATGGTGAAGCAGGGCCGGCAGGAATATTCCAGGCTGGCTGCGTCCGCCGGGTCGAGCCGCCACGGTTCAGCGGATTCATAATAGAGCCCAACATTATTCAGTGCCCGCCTTAGCGGGGTATAAAAGTAGGTTGAGGTTGCTGGCGTGGTACTGAATAGCCAGGAATAGAAATTGGATCGCAGGCTCGAATAAGGACGCACCCCGGATATCAGGGTGGAATAGCTGCTACTGTATGGGTAATTGATGCTGCCATAACCTACGCGGTAGTGGTCGGGAATGCCGTCAAACGCCAGGCTGGTGCCAGCCCGGGCGGTATAGAGCCGGGTACGATAATACGAATACCAATTGGCGACGTTTGCATATTCATCGGTTGCGGCAATTACCTTTTCATAATCACTATTATTAGTGCTGCCTGGCGTCCGACCAGATATGAGTCGGTAATAACTGAATGCCTCTGCAAGTGTCAGGCGCTTATAACCATTTATCGGCGCATGGGAGGTTGCTGTATTGCATCCCGAGTAGGTGTAGTTGGGGTTTGAGCCACTCCGGGTGGTGCAAACCCATCCTGATGTCTGAGTTGATTTGGAGGACCAGGTTGCAGGAATCCAATTGGAAAGATCGGTAACAGCGTTGTCCCTAGTAGAGACATAGCCATTCCGCCAGGCGGCGGTAAAGCTACTGGTCCCAAGGGTGTTGCCGCTCGCATTGACGGGGACCGTGTAGGTGAAGCTGGGGTTGTAGTAAATTTTATTGAAGTCTGGCGACTGGCAGCGTGCCGTTACGCTACTCCTCAATTTCCCAGTGCTTAATAGGATGACGTTGTTGGCATCGCCACCCGTGCCATCACTGCAATCCGAGGTATCTGGCAAATCATCCCGATCCATCGATCCCGAATCGTCGAGAAGAAAAAAAATATTCGGTGCCAGCGGCTCGGCAACAATGAGCGGGCTGGTTGCGATCTCCACCGCGGCCAGGGCGGCACCGGCCATAAGCAGCAGGCTCGTAGCAAAGCCTGCCCCCAGGAGGTGTGATCTTTGAGCGTATAGCTTAGGCATGATGACGATCCTCAATCTGGCCGGCGTCTGACCATGACTTGTAGCGTCACGGCCGCCCGACCATCGACTGGCGCGCTGCGCGCCGTGATTCGAAAGAACAGGGGTGCCAGGTAACCCCAGCAGCGACTGCCATACTGATTGGCATCCGCGCCGCCAACACATTCGGCCTCTGCGCCCCAGAGGGGTCCTTCGCCCATCCGTTCGATGTAATACTGGGGGGGTGAATCATCGACAAGGGGACCCAGGGCAGTGGTGGCGGCATGCCAATCCGTGGCACAGTCCTCATTTGGCGGGGGAGGTAACGAACAGGCTTTGTCCGAGCAGTCGCAATCGAAGGCAGCCGCATTGGCTTGGATGGCATTCTCTGCTTCTCGTAACGCCGTTTCAGCGGCCTGGAAGGCCAGTTCCCGGTCGTAAAGATTGCCGCTCATGCGCTCCTGGAGTAGGGTGCCGCGCAAAGAGGCGACTGCCAGCAGGGTGACGATCACCAGCACGATCAGGGTGATTATCAGCGCCGCCCCGCCTTCATGACCAGGCTTATGGGAAGATGATTGGGCCATTAGAGAGGTATCCGATTGCGCAAGGCGATCACCTGGAGCAACCTCGGTGTTGGGGGGGTATCTTCACCCGCGCCGGGTTGGGGCGGTTCCATGTCCAAGGTGAGGCGGACGGCGACGACATCTCCCCACACGTTAGCCAATTGCTCATAGGCGGTGCCATCTCTGGACAGATATTCGATCTGAAGGTCCGCAACCCCATCAATAACGGGTCTGCCAGGATTGCGATAAAGCGATCGGCCAGCAGGCGTATTACAAGGTTTATCGGGTAAACCGTTACAACCCAGATACCACAGAACCTGGGAGGCTTCGCTAATCAGGCTATTTTGCGGATAGTCATCACAGTTCAGGGTTGCGGGGTCATAATTAACCGTGCTAGCGCTGCTATCCGTTTTTACAAAGAGGGTCGCGTCGTCAAAATCGCAAATAATCAAGTTTGAACCAGAGTCAAATCCATGGGCGGTCACGCCTGGAGGATAATTCAGGGTGAATGCCGGGCTGGTGCAACTTAACACGGAGAATACGGCACCAAGGGTACCGGTGACCCGCAAGGCATCGGTGCCCGCCACCCGGTCCGCATCCCCGGTGCCAAAAGCGACTTCATCGGGTATCTCGCTGTTTGGATCGCCCGAGTAGCCCTTGATACCGTCATCGTCCCCCCAAACCAAGTCGTCCCCCCAAACTAAGTCGCTGTCTCCAGTGTTGATCGTATAGGTGGAATCCCGCTTCCGACAGGGCGTACCATCCGCTTGGCGGATGTCTTGGGTGATGAGATCGGAGACGAAGCGGGCCTTCTCCTGATAGAGACTGAGATCTTCGGATCTGCCGTAGGTCTGCTTGTTTGCCAGGAAGACGCTCAGGACACCCACGATGATGAGTAGGCCCAGCACCATCGCAACCATCAACTCGATCAGCGTGAACCCGGGGTGCCCTCGGAGCGGAACCTGATCGAAATGAAGGGCCCGCCTGTTCATAATTGCACCTGGGTCGTCAGGGTTCGGGTCTCGCAATTGTCTTGATCGATCCCTCGGCAATCATCCCAGCGGATGTCGATCTTGAATAACCCGTCTTCGCAAGTGACTGCGTCACCGCAAGTGTCTTCATCGTCACAGCAAACGACGCCACCACAGACGCCAGCGCCCATGACGCCACGTACGCCATTATCTTCATCGCGAAGCGCCATGGCATCCAACCAGGCGCGCAGGTCATTGGTAGCCAGGGTGCCAGCCGCAGGATGTTCGCAGCCGGTTTCAGGTAGTGCCAAGGCGTAGTCGCCAGCCAGGGCCGCCTCTCGATTTGCGCGCAGGCTATCGATGATGGAATAGCTCAATATGACGGCCATGCTGCGGTCGGCGGCACTGGTATTGTTGCGCAAGGCGAGAACCTGCATGGCCGCCACACCCAAGAGCCCAACCGATAATACCGTGAGTGCCACCAGAACCTCGATCAAGCCGACGCCCTCCAGCCGGTTTCTTCGGGCGATCTGGTCCGGGGGGGCTGCGACAACTGGCGGTTTTCTATCCATTTAGCGATTGGGTCAGTGTCTTTGATGGCCAAAATGCCGGGTCAGCATAGGAAAGGACTGTGAGGTCTAAACCAGTAACCCCATATCCAAGTATAGACCTAGTCTTAGGACACGGATTCCTCATCAGATGTATTCGTGACGGATGTCGCAGCCGTCCTCGCCGACCAGGTAGTCATCGACGCCGAGGCGTGGTTAGTTAGCAGGATGGGCCATGGTAATCGGTACCCCCAGACCTTGATAAAGAGAAAACCCGAATCCGCTACCTCCACAGACGGTAATCCCGAGGGGCGATAGCGTTCACCAGGGCCTCGCCCCAGGCCATGCGGTCATAAAGGGCCATATCCTCCTGGCGAAAACCCAGCTCTCGCGCGGGATGGCGAAGATTGCGCTCGCATTCTGTTTGTCGCGGCCCGCCACGGGAAGGTGGGGAGATCCGTGGCAGGGTACCTTGTCTTACCCACGGCAGGCGATGCGCCGTGATGGACCTGGCCAGCGCCAGGGATGGGGCAGCGCTAGCAAGCTGCTCACCGCTTGAGGGTAGCGGGAGTCAAGCGCCTTGCCCCCCCGAATGGCCGCCCTCCCGCGCCGCCAACTCCGCTAAACTTGCCCCCATGAATCCCCACACCCTCATCATCGAGCCCGGCCTGGCCGAGCGCCACTACTGGCGCGACCTCTGGCGCTACCGCGAACTCTTCTACGTCCTCGCCTGGCGCGACCTGACCGTCCGCTACAAACAGACTCTCATCGGCCTGGCCTGGGCTCTGCTGCGGCCTTTCCTGACCCTGGTCGTCTTCACCCTCGTCTTCGGCACCCTCGCCCAGATGCCCAGCGCCGGCACCGCGCCCTACGCCCTCATGGTCTTCGCCGGCCTGCTGCCCTGGCAATTCTTCGCCACCGCCCTGACCGAGTCCTCCAACAGCCTGATCGGCAACGCCAACCTCATCAGCAAGGTTTATTTCCCCCGGCTCATCATCCCCGCCGCCACCCTCGTGGTCGCCTTGGTCGATTTTTTCATCAGCCTCGCCATCCTCGTCCTGGTGATGGTCTGGTACCAGTACCTGCCCGGCTGGCACATCCTCACCCTACCGGTCTTCATCCTCATGGCCATCCTCGCCAGCCTGGGACCGGGGCTCTGGATCACCGCCCTCAACGTCAAATACCGCGACTTCCGCTACGTCATCCCCTTCATCGTCACCCTGGGACTCTACATCTCCCCGGTCGGCTTCAGCTCCGCCGTCATCCCCGACCAGTGGCGGCTGCTCTACGCCCTCAACCCCATGGTCGGCGTCATTGATGGCTTCCGCTGGGCCATCCTCGGCGGCGAGGCCCGCCTCTACTGGCCCGGCTTCCTCCTGAGTTGGGGCCTCATCGCCGGCTTCCTCTGGCTCGGTATTCGTCAGTTCCGCCGCCTGGAAAAGAGCTTTGCCGATCTCATTTGACCACCCACCGCTTTAACCCTGGCCAGGACCCACGGCGAGGACGACGACAGCCCCGGGCAGGCGGTATTCCCCCACCCCGCCGTGCCCGCCGGCATGGCCCGCCATTCCCCGTAACTCTCCGCCTCCTCCACAGAGCACCCGGCCGGGAAGTTCACGATAAGCGCCGCCTTGACCTCGTCGCCCCGGCTGCCGCGCGAGATGGCCCACACCGGTAACGGCTGACAAACGATACAAGAGCCAGCGGCCTGCGTTATGCTTTGTCCATGTCCGACACCGCCATCATCGTCGAAAACCTCGGCAAGTCTTACCTCGTCGGCCATCAAGCCGCCCAGGCGGAGCGCTACACCGCCCTGCGCGACGTAGTCGCCCGCAACGTCCGCACTCTGGCGCGCAAGACCCGCGACATGCTCCACGGCCGCCCCATCGTCCAAGGCGACGAGGTGGAGGAGTTTTGGGCGCTCAAGGATGTCTCCTTCGAGGTTAAGCAAGGTGAGACCCTCGGCATCATTGGCCGCAACGGCGCCGGCAAATCCACCCTGCTCAAGGTCCTGAGCCGCATCACCGAGCCCACCCAGGGCCGCATCACCCTGAACGGCCGCGTGGCCAGCCTCCTGGAGGTTGGGACTGGCTTTCATCCGGAACTGACCGGACGGGAGAACATCTTTCTCAATGGGGCCATCCTCGGCATGACGCGCCGCGAGATCCAGCGCAAATTCGACGAGATCGTCGCCTTTGCCGAAGTGGAGCAATTTCTCGATACCCCGGTTAAACGCTATTCATCGGGCATGTACGTCCGCCTGGCCTTTGCCGTAGCCGCACATTTGGAGCCGGAGATTCTGGTAGTGGATGAGGTGCTGGCGGTGGGGGATGCAGTATTTCAGAAGAAATGTCTGGGGAAGATGGGCCAAGTGGCGCAGGAAGGACGCACAGTACTCTTCGTTAGTCACAATATGGCGGCTGTATCAAATCTTTGCTCTAAGGGCCTCATTCTAAGTTCAGGAAGCCTCGGACGTAATGGTGATATTCACACTGTGATCCGAACTTATATGGCACAGGTATCGAATCAAGGAAAGTACACCTTATCCGAAAGGAGGGACCGGCAGGGAACGGGAACCGCACGATTCGCGGACGTAATTTTCCTTGATGCGGATCGCAACGAAACACAAACCATAATGTGTGGTGAACCGGTCGGCATCTTAATTACGCTCGCATCTGATAATGACGCTGAGGTCATAAGAGACCCGATCATTTCGATTGGCATAGATAACTCGGCGGGTTATCGCGTGTTGCATCTGAGTAATGAGGCTGTCGGATCCAATTTTTTAACCATCGACATCAATCGCAGTGCTTTCTATTTCCATTTTCGAAAAATGCCTCTAATCCCAGATTCCTACAGTATCACGCTTTTTTTATCTTCTAACAATACTATCATCGACTGGGTCCAACAAGCCGCAGAATTTCGGGTAGAGAGCGGGGACTATCACGGTAGCGGAAAACTCCCGCCACCGAGCCAAGGGGTTTTTCTTGCGGAATATTCAGTTACCGTGTCTGCCAATCATGTTTAAACAGGAAAGAGATTTTCTGAGATCGTTTTCTTCTACATGCGGAAAAAACGACTTGTTTTCCGCTGCCAGGTTTTATGTCCAATGGAAAATATCCCTGCAATCGGGACGATCACCTATCTCTTCAAGAACGCCGTGGATGACCTTCAAGTCCATAGCTTTCCTTCGCAATAAATTGAATCCCCAAACTATAGTTTTTGAGTATGGCGGTGGCGGGTCTACTCTATTCTGCATTGACAGAGGCGCAACCGTTGTAACAGTGGAGCACGATCCCCGATGGCTATCACTTTTGCAAGAAGAGCTTGCTGGCGCCTTTACTCTGGGGAAGTGGCGCGGGATATTGGAGCAACCAACCACGGCCACTGATAACCCAGTCACGGACCCATCGGATCCGGATAGTTACCAATCCTCCGATGGAGAGTTTAAAGGATTATGTTTCAATGGCTACGCCTCCGCTATCGACATGTACCCGGACTCTTTTTTTGACCTTGTCATTATTGATGGACGGAGCCGCCCCTCCTGCTTGAAGCACTCAGTATCTAAGGTGAAGCCCCTCGGCTTCCTGTTACTCGATAATACCGAGCGCACTTGGTACTTGTCCCGTCACACCTTGCCGTACCTGCAAGACTACCGCTTGGCATTAGATGGATTTGGGCCAACTCCAGGTGCCTCATGGTTCACCAGAACTACTATTTGGGAGCGGGTACGATAAGGCGCTACCCTTCACTCCTGTTGTCTGAAGAGGTTTTTTCGTAACGCGCATCGGACGATCGCGTTGATATTGGTGACGAACAGTCTAATTACGCTAACATTTGTAATGGCTTTTGCGTACTCCATATTCTGTCTGGACAGGCGGACCGAGAACATTCGTTAAGAAATTGCCAGCCGCGCCTCAATCGGAATCACTATAGAAGGGGCCAGCCACTTTCACCTCATTCGCGTGAATCGACTCTCTTACGTATAGGCTTATATACCATAACATACCGCAGGTTAGGTCCATTGGTGAATATTCCTGTCATAGTCTTTGCTCATTCCCGCCCAGATCACTTGCGGCGTACCCTTGCTTGTCTTCATGATAATCATATTCCTATTCTTTATGCTTTTTGTGATGGCCCACGAAATGCCGGAGAAGCGGTGAGAGTGGGGGAAGTACGAAACTTACTGCGCAAGGTGGACTGGTGCGAGATGACGATCTATGAGCGAGCGGAGAACCACGGGCTTGGACGGTCAATCCTTGCTGGTGTTACCGAGGTGCTCAGCCATCACGATGCTTGTCTAGTTTTCGAGGACGATTTGATCTGCGTTCCCGGCACCTACCAATATTTGTCGTCCGCTCTCACCCATTACCGGGATACCCCGCAAGTGATGAGTGTGACTGGGTGGACACATCCGCAGGTGACTCCAACGGACGTGGAGGATCAATGCTATTTTGATGGCCGCGCCGAATGCCTGGTCTGGGGCACTTGGGCGCGGGCTTGGTCAGGCATGAACGATCAGACAGCCTTTGAGATGATGATGACGGCGGAGCGCCAGGGATGTGAGCGCGATGCCTATGGCGGCGACCTTCCTGCCATGGCCGAGGCCGAGAGCCGTCTCAACATTTGGGCAGTGCGCTGGCTGTACCACCATATCCGCCAGCGGGGGCTGTGCCTGCGGCCGCCCTGGAGCATGGTGGAACACATCGGCTTTGACGCGCGGGCGACCAACGCGAGCAGTGCTGAGAGATGGGCGAATCCGCCGCTGCGCGCCTGCCCGCCGATTCCCATCGATTGGCCGACACCGGTTGAGCATCCGTCCTGCGCGCACCTCCATCAGCGCGCTTTTCCCGCACCGGCGGTGGGACCACCACCCACGCTTGTCCGAAGGTTGGTGCGTTTTGGTCAACGCAAGGTGCGCAGTGTCACCGCCGGTGCTGCGTTGGCAGATGTGAGTCCGCGGCGCGCGGTCCAGGCGCTGGCCCCGCCAATCCTATGGCAGGCATTGCGGGCTTGGCGGCGCTCGGGCCTTGGCGCGATGTTGTCTGGACACGCCTGGGGAGAGCGACTGCAACTCACCGGGGATTGTCCCTCCTGGGAGGCGGCCGTCGCCGACAGCACAGGTTACGATGCCGCGGTGATTCTGGAGCGGACCCGCGCGGCTCTGTCGCGGGTCAAACAGGGCGAGGCGGTCTATGAGCGCGACTCCGTGCTCTTCGACGAGATTCACTACGCCTGGCCATTGCTCGCGGGCCTGACGTGGGCTGCGGCCCGGCATGGGGGCAAGCTCGTAGTGCTGGACTTCGGGGGCTCACTGGGAAGCACCTGGTTTCAGAATCGGGACTTGTTGCGCCGGCTGCCCTCGGTACGGTGGAACGTGGTGGAACAACCAGCCTATGTGGCCGTCGGCCAGCGCGAGTTTGCCGATGAGACCCTCCGGTTCTACCCTTCGGTGCGGGCGTGCGTTGCCGAACAGGCCCCGAACGTCATCGTCTTGAGTGGCGTGTTGCAATACCTGGAGCAGCCATACGACCTGCTCGATGAACTGCAGCAGTTGACGACTGCGGACCTGATCATCGACCGCACACCGTTTTGGGCCGGCAGTTTTGATCGCCTGTGTGTCCAGCATGTCCCACCCGAAATCTACCCCGCCAGTTACCCGAGTTGGCTCTTCGCTGAAATGCGGTTTCGCTCTATCCTGAGCCTGCATTGGGACGAGTTGGCCGGGTTCGATTGTCCTGATCGTCTGCCGGGACCCGTGCCATTCGCCTACCGTGGCCTCATCGCAACCCGGCGCGCCAGTGCACCGGTCAGCGGGGGTGCCCCTATGGATTCGCCGTCATGACGCCCGGCCCCTTGCTCAACCTAGGCTGCGGCAGCCGTTTCCATCCGGATTGGATCAACATGGACGTGGCACCCGCAGACCCTCGGGTGATCCGCGTCAATCTCAGCCAGGGAATTCCGTTGCCGGATCGCCATTGCGCGGTGGTCTATCATGCCGCGGTGCTCGAGCATTTCCGTCCCGTCGATGCCCTGGGCCTGCTCGCGGAGTGCCGGCGGGTGCTAGGGCCTGGCGGCATCCTCCGCGTCGGGGTCCCGGACCTGGAACTCCTCTGCCGGCTGTATCTCAATAAGCTCGGGGCCGCCGTTGGGGGGACGCCAATGCCACCTGTGATTATGATTGGATGATGCTCGAACTGTTCGACCAAATGGTTCGGGAGCGCTCGGGCGGTGCGATGGCCGACTGGCTGCGGCGGGACCCTCTGCCTAACCCGGCCTTTGTTTTTGAGCGGATTGGCGAGGAAGGGCATGCGCTGGTCGCGCGGCGGGTGCTTGCGGGGGATGCGCCGCGCGGGCTGCTCGCCGATGTGGCGAGACTCGTCACCCGCACACCGCACGCCATCAAGCGCCGACTGCTTGCGCTGTTGCTCGGTGAAGGGGGTCTACAGGCCTTGGACATCGGCCAGTTCCGGCTCGGCGGTGAAGTTCATCAATGGATGTACGATCGTTTCTCCCTCGCGCGCCTGCTCCGCGAGGCGGGTTTTGTGGACCCGATGCCGCTGGAGGCAGCAACCAGCGCCATCCCGAACTGGCAGGCGTATCATCTGGATACTTGCCAGGATGGCACGGTGGTCAAGCCTGACCTCATTTTTTTGTGGAGGCCAGAACCGAAGGCGCCTGAGCGGCCCGACAC
This Chromatiaceae bacterium DNA region includes the following protein-coding sequences:
- a CDS encoding PilX protein, translating into MAQSSSHKPGHEGGAALIITLIVLVIVTLLAVASLRGTLLQERMSGNLYDRELAFQAAETALREAENAIQANAAAFDCDCSDKACSLPPPPNEDCATDWHAATTALGPLVDDSPPQYYIERMGEGPLWGAEAECVGGADANQYGSRCWGYLAPLFFRITARSAPVDGRAAVTLQVMVRRRPD
- a CDS encoding prepilin-type N-terminal cleavage/methylation domain-containing protein, producing the protein MNRRALHFDQVPLRGHPGFTLIELMVAMVLGLLIIVGVLSVFLANKQTYGRSEDLSLYQEKARFVSDLITQDIRQADGTPCRKRDSTYTINTGDSDLVWGDDLVWGDDDGIKGYSGDPNSEIPDEVAFGTGDADRVAGTDALRVTGTLGAVFSVLSCTSPAFTLNYPPGVTAHGFDSGSNLIICDFDDATLFVKTDSSASTVNYDPATLNCDDYPQNSLISEASQVLWYLGCNGLPDKPCNTPAGRSLYRNPGRPVIDGVADLQIEYLSRDGTAYEQLANVWGDVVAVRLTLDMEPPQPGAGEDTPPTPRLLQVIALRNRIPL
- the pilV gene encoding type IV pilus modification protein PilV; translation: MIEVLVALTVLSVGLLGVAAMQVLALRNNTSAADRSMAVILSYSIIDSLRANREAALAGDYALALPETGCEHPAAGTLATNDLRAWLDAMALRDEDNGVRGVMGAGVCGGVVCCDDEDTCGDAVTCEDGLFKIDIRWDDCRGIDQDNCETRTLTTQVQL
- a CDS encoding ABC transporter permease, coding for MNPHTLIIEPGLAERHYWRDLWRYRELFYVLAWRDLTVRYKQTLIGLAWALLRPFLTLVVFTLVFGTLAQMPSAGTAPYALMVFAGLLPWQFFATALTESSNSLIGNANLISKVYFPRLIIPAATLVVALVDFFISLAILVLVMVWYQYLPGWHILTLPVFILMAILASLGPGLWITALNVKYRDFRYVIPFIVTLGLYISPVGFSSAVIPDQWRLLYALNPMVGVIDGFRWAILGGEARLYWPGFLLSWGLIAGFLWLGIRQFRRLEKSFADLI
- a CDS encoding ABC transporter ATP-binding protein produces the protein MSDTAIIVENLGKSYLVGHQAAQAERYTALRDVVARNVRTLARKTRDMLHGRPIVQGDEVEEFWALKDVSFEVKQGETLGIIGRNGAGKSTLLKVLSRITEPTQGRITLNGRVASLLEVGTGFHPELTGRENIFLNGAILGMTRREIQRKFDEIVAFAEVEQFLDTPVKRYSSGMYVRLAFAVAAHLEPEILVVDEVLAVGDAVFQKKCLGKMGQVAQEGRTVLFVSHNMAAVSNLCSKGLILSSGSLGRNGDIHTVIRTYMAQVSNQGKYTLSERRDRQGTGTARFADVIFLDADRNETQTIMCGEPVGILITLASDNDAEVIRDPIISIGIDNSAGYRVLHLSNEAVGSNFLTIDINRSAFYFHFRKMPLIPDSYSITLFLSSNNTIIDWVQQAAEFRVESGDYHGSGKLPPPSQGVFLAEYSVTVSANHV
- a CDS encoding methyltransferase, TIGR04325 family, with product MTIYERAENHGLGRSILAGVTEVLSHHDACLVFEDDLICVPGTYQYLSSALTHYRDTPQVMSVTGWTHPQVTPTDVEDQCYFDGRAECLVWGTWARAWSGMNDQTAFEMMMTAERQGCERDAYGGDLPAMAEAESRLNIWAVRWLYHHIRQRGLCLRPPWSMVEHIGFDARATNASSAERWANPPLRACPPIPIDWPTPVEHPSCAHLHQRAFPAPAVGPPPTLVRRLVRFGQRKVRSVTAGAALADVSPRRAVQALAPPILWQALRAWRRSGLGAMLSGHAWGERLQLTGDCPSWEAAVADSTGYDAAVILERTRAALSRVKQGEAVYERDSVLFDEIHYAWPLLAGLTWAAARHGGKLVVLDFGGSLGSTWFQNRDLLRRLPSVRWNVVEQPAYVAVGQREFADETLRFYPSVRACVAEQAPNVIVLSGVLQYLEQPYDLLDELQQLTTADLIIDRTPFWAGSFDRLCVQHVPPEIYPASYPSWLFAEMRFRSILSLHWDELAGFDCPDRLPGPVPFAYRGLIATRRASAPVSGGAPMDSPS
- a CDS encoding methyltransferase domain-containing protein, with product MTPGPLLNLGCGSRFHPDWINMDVAPADPRVIRVNLSQGIPLPDRHCAVVYHAAVLEHFRPVDALGLLAECRRVLGPGGILRVGVPDLELLCRLYLNKLGAAVGGTPMPPVIMIG
- a CDS encoding methyltransferase type 11, encoding MMLELFDQMVRERSGGAMADWLRRDPLPNPAFVFERIGEEGHALVARRVLAGDAPRGLLADVARLVTRTPHAIKRRLLALLLGEGGLQALDIGQFRLGGEVHQWMYDRFSLARLLREAGFVDPMPLEAATSAIPNWQAYHLDTCQDGTVVKPDLIFLWRPEPKAPERPDTGHTRNLRRRGLLPRNAPKCSATPRARRWRSIDHPRQTLEYR